The DNA region TATGAGTACTCATTAGCACAGAAGGGCCGTGAGAACATCACTCCAAAGAGCCAGGGGGCAAAACCTCCCACACAGGACTGCTCTTCCATCGCTGGCAAACTACCCAAGGTATACAGACAAGACATGTATGCTGAAAATGGTGTTTGAAGCTAGCAGATCTCTGCTGATCCAGTAAGGTTGGCAGTGGAAGGTTATCTATtttagtgtttctcaaaccagtcctcgccccgcccccccccagacagtccatgttttttacTCTCTCCCAGctttctgccagacagtccatgttttttacTCTCTCCCAGctttctgccagacagtccatgttttttacTCTCTCCCAGctttctgccagacagtccatgttttttacTCTCTCCCAGCTTTCTGCCAGACAATCCATGTTTTTTACTCTCTCCCAGctttctgccagacagtccatgttttttacTCTCTCCCAGctttctgccagacagtccatgttttttacTCTCTCCCAGctttctgccagacagtccatgttttttacTCTCTCCCAGctttctgccagacagtccatgttttttacTCTCTCCCAGctttctgccagacagtccatgttttttacTCTCTCCCAGctttctgccagacagtccatgttttttacTCTCTCCCAGctttctgccagacagtccatgttttttacTCTCTCCCAGctttctgccagacagtccatgttttttacTCTCTCCCAGctttctgccagacagtccatgttttttacTCTCTCCCAGctttctgccagacagtccccaattttgctccctcccaattcCATACACTGATCTAGGTAACTGACTTTGTAACTGGAAATGCGTCTCTTTGATGACCATAGAAGCCAAATCCAAAGTGAGTTGCTGTCCACTTACTGCTTGATTCTCTAAGTTTAAGGAACTTTGTATTTAAGAACTCGTCTTTGTTCATCAGTTTGTGAATTTCGCTTCTGACAGTGATGGTCGCAGCCATGTGAAGCTGCCGATTTCCCTCCCCAGGGTTCCAGGCACCCTGGCATTTTCAGGCTATTGGTGCAGACCCTTGACTGGGTGACGGACATCCTCCTAGCCCCTCCAGGAGCATCCCAGCTGAAGACTGTCCTGGGCCAGCAGGAGGTGACCCCAGGCTCCCTTCCGGAGAGATGCTCAAAGGTATGACGCttattttccatttgctttagcatttGTGGCATTTTGCTTGGGTCCCCTGGAGGGCATCAGGCTCTAAAAGGCAATGCGTGATGGCACCCAGCGGAACGTCACCGTCCTTCTGCTTCCGGCCCTGGGAAAATGCTGCATTGGAAGCCGGCGAGCTTTGGCCACCAGGGAGCTGTTCTGTATTCACTGAACTTTCCCCTGGgctgaaaatgtttatttttttctcttactccttagggctttttggttcctctcctcctttggccatttcctttctgtccctctctccttcCCCCCCCTTGCTTTATGCACCGTTATGTATAAATGATGTAACAATGGATTTCTACATGCTCTTGTCAAGTGTCCGAAGCTGAATtgcattatataaaaataaattgaaattgAAGGGTGGTCTCCCATCATTGCCATTGCTGTCAGCTTTTACTCTCCTTGCTTGAATATATTTTCATCAGCCTGGCTCTCCTTAGCCCTGCTGCTTAAACAAACCCTTCTGTGTCTCTTGTGGGGCCCCTGCAGGTCCTGCCCCTCCTTGCTGAGCAGCTGCTGACGCTGCCTGTGGACGATGCCGCCCTCCACATGTCCCTGCTCCGCTTCATCTACTGGTCCCTAAGGCAGCTCGACGGCACCCCCCAGGtagcccccatcccccccccggaAGCTGGTTTGCCCTCCACATTGCCACACATTACTACTGGTGGCATAGTGCCCTGGAGCAGGCTGACTGGTCCTCCTCTCACATGATCCATAAGCCACGTCCCCctgctgcctgtctttccccaGTCTTGGCTATTGTATATTTATGAGGACGACCCTCTGAGGATCCCAGGGTGACACATTCTGCCATTTAAACACATTTGGGTCAGTATCGGCATCTATGCATTTGCCTTCTCATGACATGGGTGACCTTTTTTGAACTTGGTGGAAGTGATCCTGTTCCTTCAGTGTAGGAGTTCTCACCCCTGTGGGCTTTGCACGGTCTGTAACGAGTCCGTTTTCTCTTTCTACAGCAGAGCACCCTGACGTCAACCTTTCGCCGACTCGGCGAGGAAGTCTATCGCGGCCCGGCACTGCGGGGCATTTCCCTCGACCTGGATGCCCCACAGAGGACAAAGTCGCCCTTCTTCTATAAGAGTCCCAGCCTCCACACCAGGTTCCTCTCCACTCTGGTCCTTCTAAAGACGGCTACCCAAGGTACTGCTAGCTTACTGAACCATGGGTTAAAGAGTTTAGAGACCTTTTACctttttagtttagtttagttcacCTATTTAGTGATCATGTGTCCGCTGAAGTTTACTAGTCTCTGTGGTACATCCTTTTAAGGTTCCCTGATTTTGAAGCTGTCCCAGTACTGATGTTATGGAAACCAGTGCCTTACTGCAGCTTTTGGGCTGTCTATCGCTGAGCTGATGATCAGAGATTTTGATGTTTCGTCTGATCACCGCTACTGTTAGTAGCTGCTGTCAGTGTTTATGCTAGGGatccagagagacatgcaggtCAGAGATGTTGTCCTGGTGACATGGCTGTGGAACCCTGCCTCTGTTTGGGGGTCAGCTTCCAGCTTCCAACTGCACCATGAACTGTACTGCTTTCTACTGAAGCCATTTacactctgtgtgtatgtggttATCAGAGTCTACAGCAGAGGGCAGTGTTGTTCTTGACTTGCAGTTCAGCAGTAATTCACCCTTGCGATCAGTTTATTAACTTCCTCCCAGTGCACTCCTTAACCTGGTAGGCGTATTGTATAAGTGCTTCTCTTACAAAGGTTCAACAGCAGTGACCACTGCAATATAAGCAATTTTGTGGAACATGAATGAGATTTCACTCTATTTTCTGACACGATGTCCCTTCTTCAATTGACTGGAAATAAGTGCTGATAATGGGGATTCATTAATACACATGTTGGCATCTTAATACTCATACTCCACTCCCCCAGAAAGTTAAGGTTAATACAGTCCACTCCCCAAGATGGCCACGTTTTCCACCTCAAGATTTACGCTGCCTCTTGGGTGTGGAGTTCCAACCTCATGTCATGAGCAAAAGCTGAACCAAAGGCTACGGAGACCTTTTCTGGATACATATGGAGTGTGAAGTATCATGTGTCATTATTAGTGCAGTTCCCTGGTTGATGAGAAACTCTGGCTGCTTAAAGTAGAGGTGCTCTGACTTTCCTGAATGAGCAACTGGGCTGCTaacccctcccctcccacccTGCCTTCTAGCTGACATCTTGGCCCAGGCCCTGGGCACCCTTCATGAAGACGTGCGCCATGACGACGGGCGTGCCCTGTTCCTGCTGTATCGGGCGCTCCCCGTGATCTCTAGCCACCTGAAAGCAGGCAGCCGCGCCCTGCTCTCCCTGGCGCTGGATGTGCTGCAGCAGATGAGCGTGGAGTCTGGTGAGTGCTGTCGTTCAGTGTCAGAGCCGCAGGGGGAACCTGGATGGTAAAATAAAACGAACCATTAAGACATATTGTGCAAGGACCGGTTGTATGTCTTTTACCCCCCTCTATGGCATTTTGGTAATACTGCTGCTCCCTACCTATGCCCAGCTGTTCTGGTCTGTCCATCATAGCACGGCTGGGTGCGCAGGGTCTGCTGTTAGAGCTCCTCCATGTCCTGGCACTGAGGCTCCCTCTCCTGGTGTGATCTCTGCATCCATTGTAAAAGCCTGTTTTTGAAGTGAAGGACATTTTTTCTGCCCCATTAAACCTGATAATACAATATCTCAGGATGTGTTCAGCTCTCGGGCCACCCGGCCAGTCACTTCCTGCCCACAGTTCACCTGTCTCATGCCCAGGCGATAAGGGCTCCCACACCTACAGCCATCTAACAGATGCGCCGCTCCGTGTTTCTGCTGCTGTTCAGTAAGGTCACAGAGGGCCGAATCTGGTGGTTTGGCCTGGGGGCGGAGCCAGCTACCTTGCATGCCGTCACTGACACTGACCAGATGGGGGCCAGCGTGGGATGATTAATGCACGCAGCAGCCTGGCAATTAAAGCTGCCTAATCAGGAAGTCGTTAGGAGGTTTCTGGGGGAATTGGCCAGTTCACACCTGACGGTCACAGCCTTTGCTTGGAGCCCTTCATTTCGGTCCCTGTTTGCAGTCTCCTGCTGGCTctggggggctgggaggggctCCCTGGGGTTTATCCTGGCCATGTGTCTGCACACTGTTCAGGACATGTAGAAGTGCTAACTCCACCCCCAGCCCCTGATGCAGGGCGTCTGGGAATGACAGTATGGAGTCGTCCCTGAGCTCCATGGCTGGACTACTGCttcaaaatatttataaaatcttAATGACCTACATCAGGGTTATATGTAAATAGACTTAGTTACGGTTTTCTCTGTCTCCAGTGCATTTAGACTTCAGATGTTGTTTTAAAGTCATTTAACATGATTAAGGGGTCAGATAAGTTCTCCGTTCTCTCTCGGTATGTTTTCTCCAGACTTTAACTTAATGTTCCTGTTAAAAGCACAGCACTGAGTATATGAGCCAGCACCACTAAAGACAGTAATTAGGCCACATTTTTTATTGCGACATTTTTATTGCCGTGCTGAGGAGTTCATTTGTtcagttttgttctttttaattgTATGTCATAAGAGGGTCCTGCAACATTTCACGTTTAATAAGGGAAGAATGCTGTCATTTTTATGGTCGCGATGTGGGGAGAGGATTGTGAAACGGGATATTTTTTTGCCATTGGTCAGCTGGGGCACTCAAATTACTCTTGTTGCTGCATCTGAGAATTGACAGACCAAAGCTGTTTTCCATGCGGGGGGCTGAGAAACTAAGGGGCCCAGATGTCAGTGGGGCTTAGGGATGGGTACCGGAACTAGGTATTAAATCCACTCGGAGGCTAAATTATTAAGGACTGTAATATCAAAAAGCACCAACATTATCAGTTCTGTTTTTGGTGCTGAAGAAATTAAGAAAATATATTTACTTTTTATTATTGCTACATAAAAGTTCTCGTGCACACATCATTCACCAGCTCTGGTTCTTATTGCATGTTTGCTATTCTCAGTCCAGAGGGGAGAGAGATCTCTCTGAGCCTGTGTGTGAGGGGCGGAGCACGGGGCAGCTCactctcactctcacacacagcaaTTGACTCTGCTTTATTGATGATGGTGGACAGGACTAAACATTGAAAAGTGTATTTGAATTTTGCTAAAGATGATGCTGACAATGCTCCTTGCCAATAAGTCTTTTTCATGTAAGGGCGGAAACACAAGCTATCTGTCAAAATGTCTAGCGAAAGTGCATCAGGTCCATATGGAGAAATGCGAAATTTTCGACTGCCTAGCTTGTAGTTTGTCTGTTGTTGTCCCAGGTATGTTACGTACGCCGGTGGCCTGGAACCCACATATGGAGATGCTAAAGTATATGCATATGGATtaatgattaaaagtaaccATTAACTAGCTGAATATTGTGGGTGCATTCATAAATTCAATCTGAATTAGAATCTATCATTCAGAAATTCAGTTTCAGATCAAGGATTTAGTGATTTGGACAAACTAAGGTTATCGTACAGTAAAATTACTGGCCTGCATTCAGTAAAATTGAACATTATTACATCTGATTTGTATTTCCATCATCACAAAATCAATCTATCATAGTCAAATGTGCAAAACATTGATTTCCTTTCATGTACAATATGTAACAGTGACTTGTTCAAAACAATGATGTTAATGACACCCATCCCTAGTGGGGCTGTGGTGGCCTGACATGCTACGTGATTGTGTGGCTTGTGTGGTCATTTAAATGGGACGTTCATGAAGCTGTGCTATAGGATGACTTCATTTGTGCAGGCTGCCGGAGTTGATATTACATTGGTAATATCCAGTGTTGCTGAGTGCGAGCCCTTGGAGATATATGGTTAAACTTGAATTGTTATTGAGCCTTGAATTACATGTCACTGTGTCCAGGGCACCTAAAGGTTTAAATAGTCATATTTGTTCTTGTCATTGTATTGTATCTGATACACATCTGGGGTGTTTTTCTCCCTCTAGTCTGCCCCCCCCAACTCTGCCAAATTAGAAACAGGCTCTGGTATCACAAAACAATTTGGAGAATAAGACTGAATTTAATTTGCTGGACAATGTTTTTCTCCAGTgatttagtggggggggggggggttaaaaccATATTTGGCCTCTAGTTATTTGATGATGTGTTCAGACATAAAACGAAAGTGATTGAAGACATGCAGAAAAGCTTCAGGAGTGCCCTAATTGGCTGGCTGGTGGATGAGAGCGCTGGTGTAGCCTCCTGACACGTACCAGAGGTAGCACTGCACATTCCCAGGGAGCTTTCCTGCTGTACCCATACAGCACTTCCGTTGTGACTGATATTTTGGTGCTGGCGAGTTTAACGATTTGGACTTTCTGTCTGTAGGACACTTGAATTGCTTCCTGGAGTCCTGCAGCACGGAGGACTTCTTCCGTTCAGTGTCCCTGCTCCTGCGCAGTCCCCGTTTAGAGGTCCCGGTGGTGGAGAAGGTCAGCATCCTGCTGCAGAAGCTCTCGAAAATGAGGTGGGTCCCTGACAGGGCAGTCCCATGTCCAGATGAGAGTCTGAGCGCTGCTGTGCACTGCTCTGATTGCCCATATGGGGATGTTTTGCTGATTGTTTGTACGCTACAGCACTTAAGTACTCATTCAAGCAACTTACAGCTTAGAACTGGGGAAAGTTTGCTGCGGAGTTGGGGATTAAAAACGAATTAATAATActttattccttgtaaaatgcTTTGGTGTGTCTTTTGTTCACATGCATCATCTTGCATTACGTTCACGGGGGTTTCACTCATCCACGCCGCGTCAAATCACTGCTCGGCCTGACAGGAAgaacaggaggctgtttgagcTTTTCACCATCCACCTGACGCTGCAGGAGATGCAGAGGACTGCTGACCCCACCCACTCCTTCCTGGTCATCAACCTCAGCTCCATCCTCTTCAACCTAGGCATGTTGAAGAAGGCCCGCGTCTGTGATGGTGCAGGAGCTGTAGGCTGACAGTGGGATGTGTGCATTTGCACTTTGACTGTATGAAGACACCTAGTGGCCTACTTTTCCTGTATCTCTGTGTCATGATGGAGTCCCTATACTTAAGGGAAAAATCAGTGCACAAAAGTGGCTTGAATCATGTATTTTATTGATGCTGATAATCTGCATGTGCTTCTAGCTTGTGCTCTGTATTAACCCTTTATGTACTGtcctgagagagagagcttgcaGTGTTTGGACATAAAAACAAATAGATTATCCTTTTGTGAATTAATACATTCCTGGCTGTATTGTGAAATgataatttttaatatattttctctTTCTTGTGAGGTAACGCCCCCCGCCTGTCCTGTATCAGAATGTGTTTGTAATTTGCTCTGTATGTGTCAAATAACTTTTATGAATCTCTGACCCATTTGTTTGTTATGGAGAATAAACACTCTGCTTTAGACCAGAACAATTATTTGTCATCCTCCCAAAATAAGTTCAGAAGTGTGTGAAAGTAGCTTAGTGTGTgaaaaacacaggagggtttctGAGACTCTGGCACCGGCAGTCTGGTATCAGGGGCACGTTTTTGGTATTTcaggaaagtaccaaaagtacgatACTTCAAGATATTGGTTCTCCTCTGGTGTTAAAACTGGTTCCGgcgctgaatgacatcacaattcAAATTTTCgtactgaattaaaaaaatgccTGTAGAATATTATATGACTGGacaatattaataccaacactgCATGTCATCCACATGCAGTTCTCACATCACAAGGACAGCAAAATCATTTGGTTTGAGATGAGGCTTTTTCATTCTGTATggcagggctcttcaaatctgtcCCTCGATTCCAAAGCCAggtcttgttttcagttcttccaggcagttagtttaataattactgattctggttggccagaggcttcacacccagCTTGCGgataaaggaaggctggaaaattaGCAGTACTCGGcccttgaggaccgtgatttgaacaGTCATGCTGTGTGGACATTATAGCTCAGGGAGGTCatttcactaaaacatttttactttgccataggaaacaaaacttagcaagcattgcagttttaataattgttctttttcaaggtCAATTAGTACATGTTTTCAAAATCACTTTAAAATTTCCCGCCGCTGCTGTTGTATGTTGCATTTCcggtcattttcatccttgcagtTTAAATAACTCACAGACAGGTTTATCAGTAATTGATTTTGAGCTccatttttgctttttaaatatcaaaatatttattacaacaaaatcacattgtgatatttgaattatattaattatatatatgaATTATATAGCATCATATAGCTATAGTATATTGTAGCaaatatttttctatttctTCTCTTGGCACCTagatcattttaatttttttccgacTTGATTGCAGTTTAAACTTGGGTCTCCTTTGTCCAcgaatacattattattattattattttattattctttttttgaaCGTTGTTTACCATTGTTTTCTGAGTTTGTAACTTTTTTCAGGATGGTGGTTGAATTGTGCTTCtgaggcaggctatttgcataaccaatcgacaCTGAACACGTTTGCAAGTCCCACCCCAGAGTTCcgaaatacaaaaaaagtacCTCAGTCGATTTAGTACATTTGGTACTAGAACTTCTGGTACTAGTACTAGATTGGAAGTCCACAGAAAACGGAAAGTATCGAAAGTACcataccaaaagtatggtacctaGTGGGGTGGAAAAGCACCCCAGCAGTCACACCACGTTTCGGATCCCTTAGATCACACATCTAAGCAGTTTTAATGCTTAACCAAACAGTAAGTGAACCTTTTGACCTTGTCAGAGTCTGTATTGTTTGGTTTCACCCACACCATTCCTTGTTCAGAGGATCAGGCTGTTTGCATTAACaagcaggtgtacctaataaactggTCCCTTAGTGTAAGTCCTCGTGATTTAAAGACTCTCTTACACATTTTTTGGTTTGATTGATGATTTATTACCCTGTGCTGATGAGTAACACTTGGGCTAtgtttgtatgtacttttcccAGTACTGTTTTCCGGTGGGACGCTATCGGAACGGCGCCACGCTTGTGatggctttgttttttttttaacctccagtccccccccccaggaagtaAACCCCTTCCTCCTGCAGGTTTATTCATCTAAATGTCGTTTGTTTTTATAAACCTCCTAAATACCTCCAACAGCTCCAGCTAGCTGTCAGagtctgatttatttattttcattactTTAATTACTCTGCGCTGAAAATGTTTCTTTGTTCATTTTTTATGTGTACCAAAGAGCATCTGTAATGAAGCTGTGGTTTAACCAGTTTGCGTCTAAGTATTTCTGGAGGCCCCACCGTCTGTAGCTGCTCACTCCACTGAGACGCCTC from Brienomyrus brachyistius isolate T26 chromosome 1, BBRACH_0.4, whole genome shotgun sequence includes:
- the LOC125748786 gene encoding coiled-coil domain-containing protein 138-like isoform X1, translating into MSSLSSDVDIDTVVEKLKKKYLERVDWETAEDAPEKNCAPEEFPFYDLPRKRYSPCAEEYIPPVFEETTDCKKPVREFFKVVPNNRDLKDDLELHRAESEYEDSGEESPSVLDSHSYFYTETDVTLPSNLARISSSCVMKAAAPSGGRAWKVRSSQMTSTSPNISQVYQEMLEIYEKLQAERVHQQRWAARLQQKESVMLRHCDALCEVEQVCERQEYQQKIKELKEALEEKTKESKRMKSSLEAVKGMNEALKKQLSDVCEKSKKMETQSRKVQARLENLQRKYEYSLAQKGRENITPKSQGAKPPTQDCSSIAGKLPKGSRHPGIFRLLVQTLDWVTDILLAPPGASQLKTVLGQQEVTPGSLPERCSKVLPLLAEQLLTLPVDDAALHMSLLRFIYWSLRQLDGTPQQSTLTSTFRRLGEEVYRGPALRGISLDLDAPQRTKSPFFYKSPSLHTRFLSTLVLLKTATQADILAQALGTLHEDVRHDDGRALFLLYRALPVISSHLKAGSRALLSLALDVLQQMSVESGHLNCFLESCSTEDFFRSVSLLLRSPRLEVPVVEKVSILLQKLSKMRKNRRLFELFTIHLTLQEMQRTADPTHSFLVINLSSILFNLGMLKKARVCDGAGAVG
- the LOC125748786 gene encoding coiled-coil domain-containing protein 138-like isoform X3 — translated: MSSLSSDVDIDTVVEKLKKKYLERVDWETAEDAPEKNCAPEEFPFYDLPRKRYSPCAEEYIPPVFEETTDCKKPVREFFKVVPNNRDLKDDLELHRAESEYEDSDVTLPSNLARISSSCVMKAAAPSGGRAWKVRSSQMTSTSPNISQVYQEMLEIYEKLQAERVHQQRWAARLQQKESVMLRHCDALCEVEQVCERQEYQQKIKELKEALEEKTKESKRMKSSLEAVKGMNEALKKQLSDVCEKSKKMETQSRKVQARLENLQRKYEYSLAQKGRENITPKSQGAKPPTQDCSSIAGKLPKGSRHPGIFRLLVQTLDWVTDILLAPPGASQLKTVLGQQEVTPGSLPERCSKVLPLLAEQLLTLPVDDAALHMSLLRFIYWSLRQLDGTPQQSTLTSTFRRLGEEVYRGPALRGISLDLDAPQRTKSPFFYKSPSLHTRFLSTLVLLKTATQADILAQALGTLHEDVRHDDGRALFLLYRALPVISSHLKAGSRALLSLALDVLQQMSVESGHLNCFLESCSTEDFFRSVSLLLRSPRLEVPVVEKVSILLQKLSKMRKNRRLFELFTIHLTLQEMQRTADPTHSFLVINLSSILFNLGMLKKARVCDGAGAVG
- the LOC125748786 gene encoding coiled-coil domain-containing protein 138-like isoform X2 gives rise to the protein MSSLSSDVDIDTVVEKLKKKYLERVDWETAEDAPEKNCAPEEFPFYDLPRKRYSPCAEEYIPPVFEETTDCKKPVREFFKVVPNNRDLKDDLELHRAESEYEDSGEESPSVLDSHSYFYTETDVTLPSNLARISSSCVMKAAAPSGGRAWKVRSSQMTSTSPNISQVYQEMLEIYEKLQAERVHQQRWAARLQQKESVMLRHCDALCEVEQYQQKIKELKEALEEKTKESKRMKSSLEAVKGMNEALKKQLSDVCEKSKKMETQSRKVQARLENLQRKYEYSLAQKGRENITPKSQGAKPPTQDCSSIAGKLPKGSRHPGIFRLLVQTLDWVTDILLAPPGASQLKTVLGQQEVTPGSLPERCSKVLPLLAEQLLTLPVDDAALHMSLLRFIYWSLRQLDGTPQQSTLTSTFRRLGEEVYRGPALRGISLDLDAPQRTKSPFFYKSPSLHTRFLSTLVLLKTATQADILAQALGTLHEDVRHDDGRALFLLYRALPVISSHLKAGSRALLSLALDVLQQMSVESGHLNCFLESCSTEDFFRSVSLLLRSPRLEVPVVEKVSILLQKLSKMRKNRRLFELFTIHLTLQEMQRTADPTHSFLVINLSSILFNLGMLKKARVCDGAGAVG